From Coffea arabica cultivar ET-39 chromosome 10e, Coffea Arabica ET-39 HiFi, whole genome shotgun sequence, one genomic window encodes:
- the LOC113711274 gene encoding uncharacterized protein, which yields MDHRGKGRGRSRGRGRGRRVEPLRDQGGDRASEVNQNHGPEGGGGDQMATAINRITEVLERLADRQGPGLAQQQPGWQVDTEDRALERFLKFGPPKFQGGPEPEIAEGWWERISDIFTTLDYTEGRKVTFASFQFEGVARSWWNLIKAKWDRDRTPSTWANFTREFNAKFLPTLVQEKKEDDFIKCKQGAMSIAEYETNFTKLARYAPDLVATEQRRIRRFVQGLNVEIQEGLATAQISTYSDAVEKAQRFETARAQSKSFFARKRNAPSGSRDPVSASASPLKMGRGTGVVNIPSALRGALARGAGTRGSGARGSGIRGGQSGRGPSRSAPRVEQVSTPQITCGYCEKVNHTANECWRKEGKCLRCGSAEHQIANCPKISENGESQGGATISRQTTSGGSRPKVLARVYALDSQHVPDPSEVVEGTLPIFHRLTKVLIDPGATHSFVNPAFMCGIDVKPVRLPYDLEVRTPTSNKSILTSLVYQECKFWIRERKILVDLVSLDLKGYDVM from the coding sequence ATGGATCACCGTGGTAAAGGCCGAGGCCGAAGTCGAGGTCGAGGTCGAGGGAGACGGGTTGAACCCCTCCGTGATCAAGGGGGCGATAGAGCGTCTGAGGTGAACCAAAATCATGGACCCGAGGGCGGGGGCGGAGATCAAATGGCCACCGCTATTAATAGGATAACTGAAGTACTAGAGCGTTTGGCGGACCGTCAAGGTCCTGGATTAGCGCAACAACAACCTGGATGGCAGGTAGATACGGAAGATAGGGCTTTGGAAAGGTTCCTGAAGTTTGGGCCGCCTAAGTTTCAAGGTGGGCCAGAGCCTGAGATAGCTGAGGGATGGTGGGAGAGAATATCTGATATTTTTACCACCCTGGATTACACTGAAGGGCGAAAGGTGACCTTTGCGtcatttcaatttgagggagttgCACGGTCATGGTGGAATCTAATTAAGGCTAAGTGGGATAGAGACCGTACCCCTAGTACTTGGGCAAATTTCACCCGTGAGTTTAACGCCAAATTCCTTCCAACCCTAGTccaagagaaaaaggaagatgACTTTATTAAGTGCAAACAAGGGGCCATGAGTATAGCAGAGTATGAGACCAATTTCACTAAATTAGCTCGTTATGCCCCTGACCTTGTAGCCACTGAGCAGAGACGCATTAGGAGatttgtgcaagggctcaatgtAGAGATTCAAGAGGGGCTAGCAACTGCTCAAATTAGCACTTATAGTGACGCCGTGGAGAAAGCTCAGAGGTTTGAGACGGCTAGAGCCCAATCTAAGTCATTCTTTGCTAGAAAAAGGAATGCCCCTAGTGGTAGCAGGGACCCAGTTTCGGCAAGTGCCTCACCGCTTAAGATGGGTAGAGGAACTGGGGTAGTGAACATCCCTAGTGCTTTGAGAGGTGCTTTAGCAAGGGGAGCTGGAACTAGAGGCTCTGGGGCGAGAGGTTCTGGAATAAGAGGAGGTCAAAGTGGAAGGGGACCCTCTAGGAGTGCTCCGCGCGTTGAACAAGTGTCAACCCCTCAGATAACCTGTGGTTACTGTGAAAAAGTCAATCATACCGCAAATGAGTGCTGGAGAAAGGAGGGCAAGTGCCTCAGGTGTGGAAGTGCTGAGCACCAAATTGCTAATTGTCCTAAGATTTCCGAGAATGGGGAAAGCCAAGGAGGTGCCACAATTTCTAGGCAAACTACTTCTGGAGGGAGTCGGCCAAAGGTTCTGGCTAGGGTTTACGCCCTAGATAGTCAACATGTACCTGACCCTTCGGAGGTAGTCGAAGGTAcacttccaatctttcaccgattaactaaggttttaattgatcccgGTGCGACCCATTCATTTGTTAATCCTGCTTTTATGTGTGGAATTGATGTAAAACCTGTACGATTACCCTATGATTTGGAGGTTAGGACTCCTACAAGTAACAAGAGCATACTCACTAGCTTAGTTTATCAGGAGTGTAAATTCTGGATTAGGGAACGAAAAATACTAGTTGACTTGGTGAGTTTGGAccttaaggggtatgatgtgatgtGA